A part of Uloborus diversus isolate 005 chromosome 6, Udiv.v.3.1, whole genome shotgun sequence genomic DNA contains:
- the LOC129223956 gene encoding zinc finger protein 492-like, with protein sequence MASRSKIHGGGKQFVCETCSKLFSSCSSLKTHIRIHTGEKPYPCDYCSKTFSDLTHLRTHIIGHTGKKPFSCEHCSRAFPTNFELKKHTRVHTGEKPYKCDYCLKAFSQSSGLRTHMKIHTGEKSHLCEFCSKSFTNASHLRNHTRIHTGEKPFSCEICSKAFRQQGTLKEHVRVHTGEKPYSCDYCLKAFSRALHLKVHMRVHTGERLHSCEICSKTFRSASYVKKHARSAHNGEKPHSCDYCKKTFSDIGRLKRHMRYVCKTFRPETDFRPSDFAETERQSDHISSVFTSKATKNYSF encoded by the coding sequence ATGGCATCTCGTTCAAAGATCCATGGTGGCGGCAAACAGTTTGTGTGTGAAACTTGTTCAAAGCTATTTTCTTCGTGTTCCAGTTTAAAGACGCATATAAgaatccatactggcgaaaagccgtATCCGTGCGAttattgttcaaaaacattttctgacCTTACACACTTAAGGACGCATATAATTGGCCACACTGGCAAAAAGCCTTTTTCGTGCGAACATTGCTCGAGGGCATTTCCTACAAATTTTGAGTTAAAGAAACATACAAGAGTCCATACCGGCGAAAAGCCATACAAGTGTGACTATTGTTTAAAGGCGTTTTCTCAAAGTTCAGGATTAAGGACACATATGAAgatccatactggcgaaaagtcCCATTTATGTGAATTTTGTTCAAAGAGTTTTACCAACGCTTCACACTTAAGGAATCATACGAgaatccatactggcgaaaagccatttTCGTGTGAAATCTGTTCAAAGGCGTTCCGTCAGCAGGGGACCTTGAAGGAACATGtgagagtccatactggcgaaaaaccctaCTCATGCGACTATTGTTTAAAAGCGTTTTCTAGAGCTTTGCATTTGAAGGTGCATATGCGAGTCCATACTGGCGAACGGTTGCATTCGTGCGAAATATGTTCAAAGACTTTTCGTTCAGCTTCGTACGTCAAGAAACATGCGAGGAGCGCCCATAATGGCGAAAAGCCGCATTCGTGTGATTATTGTAAGAAAACGTTTTCTGACATTGGACGCTTGAAAAGACACATGAGATACGTGTGCAAGACTTTCCGTCCCGAGACGGATTTCCGTCCCTCCGATTTCGCCGAGACGGAACGACAATCAGATCACATTTCTTCAGTTTTTACTTCCAAagcaacaaaaaattattcattttaa